Part of the Bacteroidota bacterium genome, CGTTAGTTATATTAGACATGTATTATTAAATTTTTATTTTTACTTTTATCGAAACAATATATAAACATAAAAAAAATTACTATGGGAAAAGGAGATAAAAAATCTAAAAAAGGAAAAATCTTTAAAGGGTCTTATGGAGTTAGTCGTCCACGTAAAAAGAAAAAAACAGTAGTTAGCAAACCTGCTGCTAAAAAAGCTGCACCTAAAGCGGAAGAAAAGAAAGCCGCACCAAAAAAAGCTACTGCAAAAAAAGCAACTAAAAAAGCTGAATAGAATTTAGCCACAACTTATAACAAAACGAGAGCAGCCCGAGTTATTCGGGCTGCTCTCGTTTTGTATATGCTACTTATTATTTCGCAATTACTTTTCCGGAGCTTATTAATTCTTCATCTCCGTACACTTTGTAAATATATACGCCACTGATAAGCGCTTGTTGTATGTTTACTTTTTGCAAGTTGCCTCCTGTTTGCGATAATAATTGTTTACCAACAATATCGTACAATTCAAAGCGTGTTTGTTTGTATTGCCCTCCAACACTTACGTTCAACTCATTTGTAAATGGATTAGGATATAAGTTTACATTGCTAGTGTTGTTGTAATGCTTGCTAACACCTAACAATATTGGGTCTTTGTAGATTTCTACATTGGCAACATTGGTAATGATAGGTGTGTTGTAATCGAAGTAGATATACGCTTTGTTATCAATGTCAGTACCTACAGGGTTGTTAGGTTGTTGTTTTATTTTAAACTTCACAAACCCTTGACTTTTGATACTATCCACACTTGCAGGCAATAGGTTGATGTTATTGAACTTGAAGATTACTTCATTTGCGCCCCACAACTGCATTTGGTAAGGATGGCTGCTTACACCGGGTTCGATTGTTTTGATGTCTAAATGAGCCACATCAATACTATCAGACAAAGTAACTATATAAGCTGTATCATTACCGGTATTTTGGAATTGAATTGTGTATTCTAATTCATCATTGTTGTAGACATAATTGTTGCTGGTAAATCCAGCGGGCATTACTTTCTTATCGTTTGGATCGTATGAGTTTACCAATTGAATACACGATGTTTCAACATACGCATCCCAATCGTCAGGAGAAACGCTCGTTACATGGCCTGTGGAAGGATTAGTACCACCGCACAATTCCACAATAGCACGAGGACGGCTATTTCCGGGAGCTCCAGGCTCTTGATCAACTTCTAAACGGTACGTTTTGCCGGTAACCGCTACTGAGTAGTTAAATACGGCTAAAGAATTAAGTGCAGGCATATTGGGGTTCATCACCAATAAGTCATCTTCATAAACCCTAAACTGCTTACCGCCTCCCATATTGCCAGTACCAATGTTTTCAATTTGAAAGTCGATACTTGTTCCGTTGCAGTTTCCATTTACTTTTAAAAATGCCTTACTCCAATTGCTGCTGGCTTGGTAGCAAGCAGTATCTATTGGGAATATGGTAGCAGTAGCGCATACAGCTTGGTTTAAAACTCCATTTACATCTACCGAATCGGTAATTATAAATGTGCCACAATCCATCGCATTGATAGTTCCAATTGTAAATGTGTAGGTGTGTGTGGCATTATTAACTCCACTCCATGGCAATGTACTACTAAGTGGGAATACTTCTGGAGCGAAAGTAATTTCAATGTATGCATTGCTTACGGCTGAAACACCATTGTTGCAATAGTTTACGTAATATTGGTTTGTTGTAATCCCTACACGTTGGCGCACAGTTGCAATGTCTACACTTAAGTAGTTACAACTATCTACTTGAACAGGGAAATCAATGTTTGAAATAGAGTTGTTTAGGCTTGTAACGATTACTGTATAAGGAATACCGGAGCATATAGCTCCATTATAAAATTGGTTGTTTACATGAGATACATTATAAACACCGGTATCAATATTTGAATAGTAATATCCATTGCTATCAGTGGTTGCATAAAATGTAGATGCGCCTTTTTGCAATTCAATAATTCTATTTTTTAGTAATAATTCTCCGTTATCGTACTGACAATTAGAGTTGGTATCGTGGAAAGCTAAACCACTTATATTAGCATAAGTACATGCATTGTTTGCCGGAGTGCAAATAGGCAAACTAACAACAACACTACCCTGAAAAATAGGCTGAACAGGTTGATTAGGAATACAGCTAATACTTAAAGGTATAGTGTAGCCATTGCTACCTAATACCGAGGGTAAAATAGGTAAACAGGCAATGGGGTTGCTCGCACAGTTTAAGTAACTTAGTGAATTGGGGAGTGTTGGCAAACTGATAAGTTGATTATTCGAACAGTGTAAAGCCAATAATGATGCTGGAAGTGATGGCAAGCTAGTTAGTAAATTGTTGGCACAGTCTAGTGTGTTCAGCGAATTTGGCAATGTAGGTAAAGAGGAAAGTTGATTGCTCGAACATTCTAGATAGTATAATCCAGAGGGGAGTGAGGGCAAAACGGTAAGTTGATTATCGGAACAACTTAATGACCATAATGCAGAGGGTAATGATGGCAAATTAGAAAGCTGATTCTTTTGGCAGTAAAGGCTTATTAAAGATAATGGAAGAGAAGGAATGCTTGTAAGTTGATTATAAAAGCACTGTAAGTTTAACAAGGAAGAAGGCAGTGTCGGCAAATTAGTAAGTTGATTCCACCCACACTTAAGATATTTTAAAGTTGGGGGTAATGATGGTAAACTAGAAAGCTGATTACTATCGCACGATAACTGTATTAAAGATGTGAAATATTGCACTCCAGTTAAATCTGAAATATTTAGAGCCGTTACATCTAATATAGTATCCGTTAATACTGGACCGCACTGTGTATTCAACGAATCATTATTGGGTCCCACCATACAACTTGCATAATTTGTTTGTAGGTAGGTTTTAAAATTAGGATCTGGAATAAACACATTTTGTGCATTTAGTTTCACTAAACAAAGCCAAGCCGCTATCGCAAACATTAGCTTTTGGGGTAATCTTCTTGTTTTCATAATTCTCTATTTATTAGTTATTGTAATTTTTACTTCTTATCACACTACAAACTTCGTATAAGAAACACTTTACAACAATAAATTAATATTACTATTGTTACATTTACAAAAATTATATTAGCAAACAATATAATTATAATATATTGTTTATCAAATATTTAAAATATCATTATTTTTATAAATGTTATTTAAATTATATGCAAGAAAATTCTTCGATACCAATTTTAAAATCGTTTACAAAAGAAAGAATAATCCTTTTTAATCGATTTGTCTTAGCCACAGAAGACAACAATTCATTTATACGATTCACGAAACATATTATAGGAACATATCCTAATTTCGATGAAAAAAAAATAGAGAAACATATTTTATTCAAACAGCTATTCCCTCAAAAGCCCTATCGTGACATTGTGATAAGACAATTATTTTCTAAACTAAACAAAGCCATTTATCATTATTTATCGTATTGCGAGCTTGCAGAAAACACAAACTTGTTTAATCATACGTTGTTGCGCTCGTTAGCCAAAAACAACTACAACTGGCATACCGAGCACTTTCTTAAGCTTCAACTCAAGAACGAAAAAATTGTAGATAGTACCGAAATCGATACGTTTCTATTCGAATACTTAAACCAAGATTTATATAAAAGCTATTTATATAAACAGAGTAATCGTTCAAAAGAGCCAAATCTACAGGTTATCTCAGATAGTTTGGACTTACACTATATTATTAATAAACTAAAAATATACTGCGAAGCCATCAGCTACCAAACCATTTCAAAAACAGAATACCAAATACGTTTTATTGATGAAATACTACCCTATCTTACAAATTCAGGCATTGCAAAAAATATTTTAGTACAATTTTATGTTAGTATTCTTCAATTACTTAACTCAACATCCGAAGACTATTCTCTTTTTGCATCATATAAAAAGCTACTCTTTAAAAACTATAAAAAACTAGACAGCGAAGAGTTTTTTGCAATTTACAATCTAAGCAAAAACTACTGCATCAAACAAGCTAATTTGGGACACTCGAATTATGTTAGAGAGTTATTCGATCTATATAAGCTAGAGCTGGAACTATTTAGAAAGCATAAAGAAAACTCATTTTCCCCAAGCTCCTATAAAAACATTGCTTCGGCAGGGTTACGTCTAAAAGAATACGATTGGACACGTTCTTTTATTGATGAATTTGAGCCCTTCCTTCCCAACGATTCGAAAAAAAACACATACAACTTTAGTTTGGCAAGTTATTATTTTGCTACTGTTGAATATAAAAAATGCATAAAATGTTTGGCGAATATAGACCATACCGATTTGTTTGTATCGCTTAGTGCAAGAGCCTTACAGGCTAGAGCTTACTTCGAACTTAAGGAAATCATGCCGCTTGAATCGCTCTTGCAAAGTTTTAAAATGTTTATTGGCACTAAGAAAAAACTAGGCTACCACCGTACCAATTATTTGAATTTTATAAAATTTGTTACCCGCCTAAACCGCTTTCGTTACAAGGATTTTGAACCGAAACATATTCAAAAACTAAAATTGGAAATTGAAAACGAGAAGAATATTTTAGAAAAGAAATGGCTGTTGGAAAAGGTAAGTGAATTTAACTAAAACCCACACCAATCTACTGATATTCAAACGCCCCTGCATCAGGCATTCCATCTGCAATACGCGAATTGGTGTTAAAATCAACCGGGTAATTAGTTCCTATTTGCAAGTCGCCAATATTCCGTGCTGCGGAATTCGAATTTATTCCCATGCTTACATTGCCAACATCACCAAAGTAAGGCTCTTGATTCAGAACATTATTCTTAAAATGATATGCACTAGAAGTATTGATATCAGTCTTCAACAAACAATGGTCGAATTTGTAGTAAAATTTACCCGGCAAAGAATCTAACTTAATTTCATTGGCCGTGCTTCCGTACACAATGCAATTGCCAAAATACGCACTATCAATGCCTCTAACATGCTTTACTTTAAAAACATCTTCGTACCAATTTTTAACGAGCAACAATGGATTTGTTCGAGATGTATTATAACTGGCAAATGTACAATGGTAAAAACCATACGCACCACCAATGGTAAGCGCAGCAACATATTCGCCTGCATCGGCAAACACACTATTGTACGCACGTATTTTTGCACCTTGCCCAAGAATACAAAATGAACTCATGTTTTTTACTATTGTATTCTTAATGTGCAAAGTTGGCGCAAGTGTATTTGGAAAGGTATCCACATGCAAACCAATAGCACCATTTTTAATTATAGCCCAATCTATGCTATTATTCTTGCTAAGCGCAGAAAACCAGATTCTCCCCCACTGTCCGGGCACATTATCATAACTCGGCTCTAGCCGTGTTCCTGAAAACTTTACTTCATTACCCTTAGCACCTGCTACATTCAACGTGCCATCTTTGTACACCCACAAAACTGCATTTTTATACAGATGCACACGTGTACCCGGCATTATAGTTAATGTACAGCTAGAATCAACAACGGCATAGCCATAAATTACATGTGGCTTATCATTTGTCCACACATCGTTGCAATCAAAAACAGAATATGGAGGAAATCCATTGGCAGGAAATACCGTTGGTTTATGATAATACGCATCCTGCCCCCACGCTTCTAGCAGCACATGTTGCGTGTTTCCATTTGTTTCAAATGTAATAGAATCTCTTATTACCAAAGGATTATTCTGATTGGTAGGATTTACAGTTACTTCTACAAACACATAAATACTATCCTTCTTGGGAATAATAACCTCTCCAATATTTACTGCGGATATTCCATCAACATTCATTCTAAAAGAGGATGTTATTCCTGAACCTAAGCGTATATTAGAAACTCGTATTGATTGATTGTGATTGTTATAAACTTTAAATCTTTTTGTAGTAGAACCAAGTGTGGTAAAAACGGTATCAAATAATATTGATTCCTCGCTAAAACTAAGCATAGCAGAAGAGTCTTCAATTATTCTATCCTTTCGGCAAGAAACAGAAGCTAAAATGAGGAGAGAAACTAAAAAAAATATTATTCTTTGCATACCAATTGGTACAATACTAACGTTGTTACAATTATAATATTTTAATAGCTATATATTAGCATCAATTTATAATTATAATTTTTAAAGAAAATCGCAAAACACTCTTTACTATGAATAAATTTCTTGCTGTATCCATATTTTTGGTTGCAAATCTATTTCTAAAAAGTCAACCTATTGGCAAACTTTTTCCAACCACAACCGGACAAACACTGGAAGAGAAAAAAGTAACTATTCCAGATAACACGAAAAACAAATATACGCTAATAGCAATGGCCTATTCCAGCGATGCCGAGAACGACTTAAGCACTTGGTTAAATCCAATTTACAACAAGTTTATTGTAAAAACCGGCATGTTTGACTCTGAATATGACATTAATTTATTCTTTGTACCCATGTTTAGCAGTGTAAATATGGCAACAGCAAACCTTGCCGAAAAGCGCATGAAAAAAGAGGTTGACAAACAAATACATTCGTATGTCTTATTTTATAAAGGAGATATAGAGCCGTATAAAAATGAACTTAAAATGACTCAAAAAGATACGCCCTACATCTTCCTGTTAGACAAAGAAGGGAAAATTGTATATACCACCAATGGAAGTTTTTCCGAAGAAAAGATTGAAGCAATTGAAGACAAAATCATGTAACTCCCACTTTTAGGGTATTGGTATAATTGTTGCTAAATTTGTGGTATGAATACGCATAACAAGTCCCATTTAAAAAAGTTGGTAGCATTGCTATTTGTATGCAGCTTTTTTTCTCCAATACATAAAGCACAAAACACAACTGACGCAAAAGGTTTAAAGCAAGGCTATTGGAATGTAAAAACGAAAGAAGGCAAGCCACATTTCGAAGGTGCCTTCAACAACAATATTCCAACAGGATTGTTTACTTATTACTACGAAACAGGTAAGCCAAAAATGAAGATGAATTATTTTAACAATGGTAAAAATGCGTATGTAGAAATGTTTCACGAAAATGGCAAAAAAATGGCCAAAGGAAAATACACAAACCAAAAACGAGATAGCGTTTGGAATATCTATGACGAAAACGAGCTTTTGCTTTCACAAGAGCAATACTTAAATGGTAAAAAGAACGGCACATGTAAGGAATATTACAAAACAGGGCAAGTTGCGGAAATAAAAAATTACGAAAACGATGTTCAGGTAGGCGAATGGAAACAATATTTTGAAGAAGGAACAATTAAATGCGAAGGCACCTATAACAATGGATTTTTAGAGGGCAAGACTGTTTATTATTTTCCCAACGGACAACCAAGTGCGCAAGGAACGCACAAACATGCTGTAAAACATGGGGTTTGGACATATTATAAAATGAATGGTATGGTAGAAAGCAGAGATACCTTTAACTTAGGAAAACAAAAAAACGTTCGACTAGACATAACGAAAGAAGAGTTGGAAGAAATTAGAAAAAATCAGAAGGAAGAATAGTATGAGTAAGCGAGGAAAAGTTTTGGTTGCAATGAGTGGCGGAATAGACAGTTCTGTAACAGCTATGCTATTGCACGAACAAGGCTATGAAGTAATTGGCATAACCATGAAAACGTGGGATTATGCTACTTCCGGTGGCAGCACGAAGGAAACAGGCTGCTGTAGTTTAGATTCGATAAATGATGCCAGAGGATTGGCAGTAAATCTTGGCTTCCCACATTATATTTTAGACATACGAGAAGAATTCGGAGATTTTATTATTGATAATTTTGTAGAAGAGTATCTTGCCGGAAGAACTCCAAACCCTTGTGTATTGTGCAATACACACATTAAATGGGAAGCCCTCTTAAAACGAGCAAACATGTTGGATTGTGAGTTTATCGCAACCGGACACTATGCACAAATAAGAGAAGAAAAAAATCGGTTTGTTATCTCAAAAGGTACAGACGAAAATAAAGACCAATCATACGTATTGTGGGGATTGAAACAAGATAGTCTTAAGCGAACAAAATTCCCGTTAGGAGGGTTTAAAAAAACAGAAATTAGAAATATGGCTGAAGAGCGCGGCTATATTGAACTTGCAAACAAAAGCGAAAGCTACGAAATATGCTTTGTTCCCGATAATGATTACCGAGGGTTTTTAAAACGTAAAGTAGAAGGCTTAGAAGAGAAAGTAAATGGAGGGGATTTTGTAATGCAAGATGGCACAAAAGTAGGCAAACACCGTGGCTATCCATTCTACACCATTGGTCAACGAAAAGGGTTGGAAATTGCACTTGGAGAGCCCGTATTTGTAACCGAAATTATTCCGGAAACAAATACCGTGGTACTTGGTTCTCTAGAAGACTTACAAAAACAAACAATGAAAGTACGCGGGTATAATATAATTAAATACGCAACGCTTCCCGAGAATTTTGAAGCCTTAACTAAAGTGCGCTACAAAGATCCGGGAGCAATGAGTACCATAAATTATGCAGGAGATAACTTAGAAGTGTTGTTTCATAAAAAAGTATCTGCTATTGCCCCAGGTCAATCTGCTGTATTTTATGAAGGAAATGATTTAGTGGGTGGTGGATTTATAACCCGATAAGTATTTACTTACTCTTTTTTATTCGTTATATTTAAGAATGGCGAAAACATATTTTTACATTTTACTTGCAACCACATTATTCTTTCTGTTTTCTTGCGAAAAAGAAAAAGATGCGAAAATAACTGATATTGGTTACAATTACTTTCCATTGCAAGTGGGTAGTTACTGGGTTTATGATGTAGATTCTGTTGTGTATGACGACTTTGAAAATGACACCGACTACTACCACTACCGAATAAAGGAATATGTAGAATCTACTTTTCAAGATTTTGCAGGCAATACAGCTTTTAGAATAGAACGCTATGTAAAACATTACAATGCAATAGTGCCCTACGACTCTATTTCTTGGCAGCTACAAAACGTTTGCTTTGCGAATAAAACCAAAACCACAGCAGAAAAAGTTGAAGAAAACATGCGCTATGTAAAATTAATTTTCCCTGTTGAAGAAAATAAAACATGGAACGGAAACTCTTATAATATGCTAGGTGAAATGGATTACACGTATGAATCTATTGACCAGTCGAAAACAATAAATAACTTACATTTTGATTCTACCCTTGTTGTGCAACAATCTAACACAACAAACGCAATTGAAAAAAAATACTACATAGAGATTTTTGCTAAGAATATTGGACTAGTAAAAAAAGAAATAGTAGATATTTATTCTAGCAAACCTCCACTAAACACCCCCGTTACCTCCCGCATAGAAAAAGGTTTTACACTCAATATGTCTATCGTGGAATATGGAAAACAATAATGCAGTTGAGAGAATAAATGGAACAATAGTAAGAAGCAAGCAGTTAAGCTTTAACCCTTTTTATTTTTGCTTGTTATTTATGTTTATTGTATTTAACTCCTTTGTAATTGGACAAACTGCTCCCACAAAATTCTGGGTTCAGTTTACAGATAAAATCGGAACACCTTATTCAATTTCTAATCCAAGCGCATTCCTTTCTGCAAAAGCTATTGAACGCAGACTAAAACAAAACATTGCAATTGCCGAAAACGATTTACCCGTAAATCCTAGTTATGTAACAGGTGTAGTATCGCAAGACAGCATTACCCTTTTGCACAAATCAAAATGGTTTAATGCGATAACTATTCAAACTACCGACACACTTG contains:
- the mnmA gene encoding tRNA 2-thiouridine(34) synthase MnmA, which gives rise to MSKRGKVLVAMSGGIDSSVTAMLLHEQGYEVIGITMKTWDYATSGGSTKETGCCSLDSINDARGLAVNLGFPHYILDIREEFGDFIIDNFVEEYLAGRTPNPCVLCNTHIKWEALLKRANMLDCEFIATGHYAQIREEKNRFVISKGTDENKDQSYVLWGLKQDSLKRTKFPLGGFKKTEIRNMAEERGYIELANKSESYEICFVPDNDYRGFLKRKVEGLEEKVNGGDFVMQDGTKVGKHRGYPFYTIGQRKGLEIALGEPVFVTEIIPETNTVVLGSLEDLQKQTMKVRGYNIIKYATLPENFEALTKVRYKDPGAMSTINYAGDNLEVLFHKKVSAIAPGQSAVFYEGNDLVGGGFITR
- a CDS encoding toxin-antitoxin system YwqK family antitoxin, translated to MNTHNKSHLKKLVALLFVCSFFSPIHKAQNTTDAKGLKQGYWNVKTKEGKPHFEGAFNNNIPTGLFTYYYETGKPKMKMNYFNNGKNAYVEMFHENGKKMAKGKYTNQKRDSVWNIYDENELLLSQEQYLNGKKNGTCKEYYKTGQVAEIKNYENDVQVGEWKQYFEEGTIKCEGTYNNGFLEGKTVYYFPNGQPSAQGTHKHAVKHGVWTYYKMNGMVESRDTFNLGKQKNVRLDITKEELEEIRKNQKEE
- a CDS encoding T9SS type A sorting domain-containing protein — translated: MKTRRLPQKLMFAIAAWLCLVKLNAQNVFIPDPNFKTYLQTNYASCMVGPNNDSLNTQCGPVLTDTILDVTALNISDLTGVQYFTSLIQLSCDSNQLSSLPSLPPTLKYLKCGWNQLTNLPTLPSSLLNLQCFYNQLTSIPSLPLSLISLYCQKNQLSNLPSLPSALWSLSCSDNQLTVLPSLPSGLYYLECSSNQLSSLPTLPNSLNTLDCANNLLTSLPSLPASLLALHCSNNQLISLPTLPNSLSYLNCASNPIACLPILPSVLGSNGYTIPLSISCIPNQPVQPIFQGSVVVSLPICTPANNACTYANISGLAFHDTNSNCQYDNGELLLKNRIIELQKGASTFYATTDSNGYYYSNIDTGVYNVSHVNNQFYNGAICSGIPYTVIVTSLNNSISNIDFPVQVDSCNYLSVDIATVRQRVGITTNQYYVNYCNNGVSAVSNAYIEITFAPEVFPLSSTLPWSGVNNATHTYTFTIGTINAMDCGTFIITDSVDVNGVLNQAVCATATIFPIDTACYQASSNWSKAFLKVNGNCNGTSIDFQIENIGTGNMGGGKQFRVYEDDLLVMNPNMPALNSLAVFNYSVAVTGKTYRLEVDQEPGAPGNSRPRAIVELCGGTNPSTGHVTSVSPDDWDAYVETSCIQLVNSYDPNDKKVMPAGFTSNNYVYNNDELEYTIQFQNTGNDTAYIVTLSDSIDVAHLDIKTIEPGVSSHPYQMQLWGANEVIFKFNNINLLPASVDSIKSQGFVKFKIKQQPNNPVGTDIDNKAYIYFDYNTPIITNVANVEIYKDPILLGVSKHYNNTSNVNLYPNPFTNELNVSVGGQYKQTRFELYDIVGKQLLSQTGGNLQKVNIQQALISGVYIYKVYGDEELISSGKVIAK
- a CDS encoding 30S ribosomal protein THX, translating into MGKGDKKSKKGKIFKGSYGVSRPRKKKKTVVSKPAAKKAAPKAEEKKAAPKKATAKKATKKAE